The DNA region tttatttatttatctaccCTGTGACAAGGCTGTATGAACCAAGTCATACTCTATGCTGCTAAAGATTCTAATGAAAATACATTTGGGGTAGATCTCGTGGTAGTTTCTCGAATTTAGTTTGCTGGGATAGATATATTATCTTGATACAGAAAGATGCCTCTTTTATATGGGGAAGCTATATGTCCTTCAAATGTTATTTCTGGACCCAGGGTGTGATCTTAACATTAATCTGGTATTAAGTGCAGGACATGTATCAATTTGGTGTCAGTTTTTCTGTTCCAACAGATGCCATACTGATAGAACAGTTGATACAATTTTGTATATGAGTTAGCTATCCTTTCCATATGTTGGTCACAAAGATACAATTGTTACTGTCTTAGGTTTAATGTTTCTTATAAGAGAATGATATAGTCACCGCTGCCAGAACAACATCACGTCTATTCTCCAGAGCTCTGAAACAACTTAATTTTTCGCTCCcttctttccttattttttctaattcaattttttttattgatatgcaATTCGATTAAGAACAGGGAACATTAAGTGTAGTATGAAATCATTCTTGTTGCTTTGACTAGAGCCTTAGCATTCTCATGAACATGGAATATCTTGCTTTGCAGAGGATGGAAGGGGTGGCACATTTGTCATTGGAAACGAACATTTTCCTGCATCTCTCTTGGATCTTCCTTGTTTTGTAGAGTCCTACAAAACATATGACGATTGTGCACTAGTTAAAACTGCAGACATTGGTCAAGTATAGTTCTTGTTAACACTTTCAGTTTATAATCTCAAAAGACATTCATTTCTAAGTTGCTGCtatgatgacttttttttattttgacagaTGATTATGGTTAGAGAAGCAGGTGATACTGCTCCAGATGTGGTGGAGTACAGACATGGGCTCACTCCTCCTATGAGGGATGCTCGAAAGAGAAGATTTCGTAGGGAACCATACCTCAATGTACGATTGATCTCAATACTTGCAAAACTTTGATGTTGAATCTAAGaatcaaaaacttttttggACATTTTGAAGACTATGAGATCAAATTGTGTGTAGCAACTGTTATTCTTGTCCTTTCAACCTGCTGCCTTTTCTGACTGTGGTGGTGTTACTTTTGACAGCCTGAGCTTGTACAGCGTGTTGAGAAAGATCTTCTGAACATCATGGCCGGGGGCACAGTCGAAAATGCTGATATCCTTAGTATTATGCatatctttgattttgttttttcagctTAAAGAGAAATAGAAGTTCTTCAGCTTCTAGCAAACCATAGGTTTCACTATTCTGGATTAGCTTACAATCAGGAGTATAAAGTTCCTCTCGGTGCACTTATGCATGCTCTCGGCAAAAATGGGTTGGGTTATATATCCATTGCAAAAACAAGAAGCTTGGGGAAGTGTCCCTTAGTAGCATGCAGATTATTAAGGATGGTTTTGGCAGCCGGGCAATTGTCCATTATTCCAATTTGTGTTGCATTCTATGGGACTGCAATGCCAAGCACACGCCCTATGTAATTTGCCGATAACCAAACTTAGCTCATCGGCAACTGCATTAATTTTTGGTACATTGTGCTctgaaaatttagtttgattatgTTAATTATTAGCAAGGCAAGTGCGCACCATTGCTTTAACGCAACATTCCCCATAGAGAATTTGAGGGTGGTTCGTGTTTCAGTGGAGTCCCACCAGTAATACAGTATTCTTTGTTTGAATTGTTGAAGGTGTTCATTTAAtcattcaattaaatccttaactGAATTCTTACAAGCTGAAGCTAATGAGCAAGAGGAAGACGGTGAACAGAATGCTCGCAAGGCAAATAAGAAACCTGAGCCTGCTCCTGAAACAAAGCCTGATGTACCAGAAACAACAGCTAATGCAGAAGAACCTGAGAGAAGTGATTCAGATGAGTCCGACGATTCGATGTAATGGGATGTCTTTTAATTTGCCTCCTATGTCGAGAATTGGTGAATGTGATTAATCCAACTTGTATTTTAATGCTATGTGTGTTTATGGCACGCAATGTACTGGCCTCCAATCATCCTTTGTTACTTGCTTAGCCACTTTGCCtttttttcacttataaatTGCCTGTACTTTTTGTAgtttctattgtttttattaaaatactgaATGAGTACTACTACATGATATTATCAGTATTAAATCCTCCCCATGCTTCCTAGAAGACAGcagaaagaaaacaaggaaaTCTATGATGAGGTTCAATGCTGTTGGCCAGCATTTGGGCTTCAGAAGAATAAACTCCATGGTCTAGGAAGATGGTGACCTAATGCAAACACCAAAGATTTTGTGGTTTTGCCAATCCGGGCCTGGTTCCACTTTTGTCTTCTTTTGAATTGGACTAGGGTATTAGCAGTCGCACCACAACTGGATTCAATGGCCACATCCATAGCAGGTGAAATCATCACCCCTGCCAGCAGAAAAGCTTTGTAATCCTCAGGACTGCGACTAGAAAATTTCAGTGAGAAAAACTCAACGGCTAGAAGGCAGCCTCGGATCTGAGATCTATCTAATAATCTTGTTATGACATTCATGAACAAGACACTAACAAGTAACAAGGTCTGCTCAGCCAGCTAACTCTCTTGGCTTGCACGCTGGATAATCGGGATCTTGTATTCTCGAACTTTCTTGTCAATTTTCTTGTGCCCCACTCCCCCAGCTGAACAGGTTATTCGATTAAGTGCCAGATCTGATTCTCCGTAGGACCATATGCAGCTGCTGCCTTTGCTGTCCTTTTGAAATTTGTTCGCCCACTTTTTGCCACTAGCCTTTGACATTTGGAGAAGTGTATAACAAGGAGCACACTCTACACCACACCATAATTATAAGACCAACTTGAGGCGTCAGCCTACCTATGAGTTGAGCATATTGATTTGTGGATCCATAGGTTAACTTAACTtatgaactttttaaaaaaaaaacacttgaaaaacattattttaataaaaaaggttCTGAAGTAAAACGCAGCATAAGACTCTAGATCAGCGGGTAAACGAGTTGGCTCAACGGTTCTAGCCAG from Populus alba chromosome 14, ASM523922v2, whole genome shotgun sequence includes:
- the LOC118059315 gene encoding transcription initiation factor TFIID subunit 7 yields the protein MEEQFILRVTPSIAEKLDRLLSETASSSEEQSLDLSFSEDGRGGTFVIGNEHFPASLLDLPCFVESYKTYDDCALVKTADIGQMIMVREAGDTAPDVVEYRHGLTPPMRDARKRRFRREPYLNPELVQRVEKDLLNIMAGGTVENAEAEANEQEEDGEQNARKANKKPEPAPETKPDVPETTANAEEPERSDSDESDDSM